A window of Thiocapsa bogorovii genomic DNA:
CCAGGAGTCCGATTGGTAGTTGGACTGGGGCTGCGCGAGCTCCAGGTCCTTGTTCTCGACCGACTGGGATTGGGCGCGGCTGAAGTCGTTGCGCAGGGCGTTGAGCAAGTCGCGCCAACCGGTCAAGGCCCCGAATTCCCAGTTGGGAATGTTGTCCAGGAACACGCCCGGAGGGCTGACGTCATTGGTCAGATAGCCGCCGGGCTTGTCGAGCAGGGTCTCGCCGATGCGGATGGCGGTGGCCGTGGTCGCCGTGCCGGTCACCAGCTTGCTCTCATCCTGATTGACCATCGACAGCGCCTGTTCGCGCACGTCAAACTGACCCGGCGAGCGCGACCAATAGAGGCCCAGGATCACGACGACCACCAGATAGGTGATCAGAAACAGCCCGGCGGTCCACCAGATGCCCTTCTCCTTCCAGGTGCTGGGATGGTAGTAGGTGGCGACCTTCGCGGCTTGCTTGGTGAGCACCTGCCTTTTCGATAATGTGTCGGCATTCATGGCATTCATCTGGTTCCCTCTCCAAGCGTGGAAACGTCACCCGACGATCGGCTAGCCGATCCGAATCTGCGACAACGGCGGCATGAGCCCGAAGACGGACAACAGCCAAAGAATCACGACAATCACGACGACCACATTCAAGATCTTCTTGATGGTGCCATCCATCGGGATGTAGCGATTGATCAACCAGAGGATCAAGCCGACGACGACCAACGTGATGACTAATGTAATCAGAGGCATGACGCTTCTCCTGTCAGGCGGTGTGAACATTCGATAGATTCACGATAGTCCCCGCCATGGCGAGCGTCTGTTCGCCAGCACACAGAGCAATGCGTTTTCGCTCGAGGATTTCGCCGCCTCCCCGACGGGGCCGTGCGCACCGGACAGCAAAGGTCTCGAATCCGCGCGCTATGTTTGCCAGCGTACCGACCGCACGGATCATCGAGCGTATTGCTGACCCATCACGGCCGATCGGCTCACGACTTTTTGCCCTTGTGCCGTCTGTTCTTCGTCCATCACCGACCAACGAGGAGAACGCGCGTGCAACTCGACTCCGCGAAGACCCCCGACCGCTTCGACAATCGGCTCCTCGCCGCACTGCCCGAGCGTGATCGGCGACAGATTCTCTCGAGCTGCGAGGCCGTCGAACTGCGGCGCGGCGAGGTGATCAGCGAACCCGGCGACCGGATCCGCGACGTCTATTTCCCCACCGACAGCTTCGTGTCTCTGGTGACCCCGCCGGCGGATTACGCCGGTCTGGAGGTGCGGCTCGTCGGCAATGAAGGCATGATCGGGACGCCCCTCGTCCTGGGTGTCGAGGTCACGCAGATCCGCACCTTTGTCCAGGGCGCGGGTCCGGCGTGGCGCCTGTCCAGTGAAGAATTCGGCGAAGCGCTGCGCCGGAGCGATGCCCTACGGGCCAGGCTCCACCGCTATCTCGACGTGTTGATGAACCAGAGCACGCAGTTGCTCGCCTGCACCCGCTTCCACATGGTGGAGGCGCGCCTCGCCCGCTGGTTGTTGATGACCCAGGATCGGGCACATTCCGACCACTTCCATGTCACCCATGAGCTCCTGGCCCTGTTGTTGGGGGTGCGCCGCGTGGGCGTTACCAAGGCAGCGAGTGCGCTGCAGGCGCGCGAGCTGATTCACTACCGCCGCGGGGATATCACCGTGCTCGACCGCGCGGGCCTGCAAGGCGCCGCCTGCGGCTGCTATGGGGCGGCGGAGGCGATGTATGAGCAGCGCATGGGCTGACCGCGGATTGCCGCCGGTCGAACCGCCGGGCGCGGTGGCTGGTCCGCCCGCGGAGCGCCCACCGGTACGATGCCCATCAGCAAGACCCCCAGGCGAATCGGCTCTTCATCGCTGCGACCTCCTATCGAATCAACAGGCGCTGCGGTCGCCTCCCTGGTCACTCCCGCCCTCTGGTAGCGCACCGGGTGAGGGCAACCGTTCATAAGGCCGCGAGCGCGCTCACCCGTACCGCTACCGTCATTACTGGGCGCTGATCCGGCGAGCCGAGGTAGCTTCCGGCCACTGGTGGAACGGCTTCCGGGTGGCGTGCCACCGCAACGGCGATGTGCCTATTGCCGGTCACCTCTCCGCTGGTGGGATCGAACCCGATCCAGCCGGCGCCGGGCAGGTAGGCCTCGGCCCAGGCATGGGTCGAGGCGTTGCCTGCCGCGGTGGCCGGTGCGAACAGATAACCGCTGACGAAGCGGCTTGCCAGCCCAAGGAAACGGCATGCCTCCATGAACAAGGCCGCGAAGTCCCGGCAGGAGCCGCTCTTGCTCGCCAATGTCAGCGCGGGTGGCTGCACGCCCGGTTCTTCGCGCATCTGGTAGAGGAAACGGCCGGCAATCTCTCGGTTCATGCGAGCGAGCAGCGCGAAGGTCTCCATCGGCTGCTGCAGACCCAGGCCGTCAAGCCACCCTTGCACTGCGTCTCGGTCCGACGGGTAGACGGACTGCCGTAAAGGCGCGAGCTCGGCCCGGTCCTCCTCGGCATACTCGAACGGGTGGATGACGGCGTAGTCATCGACCAAAAAGTCGAACGGATTCTCCTCGTAGTGCTGGATCACCACCCTGCTGGAGACGCGCAGCCGGTCCGACGGCCCGTGAAAGCCCACCAGCGCCACAGAGTTGTCCAGCACGTCGCATTTCCATTGCAGGGTATGGGCCGGACTGATCTCCAGCACCGAGGATTCGATCCTGACGTTGTGGTTCTCCCGTGGACGCAGGAGCAGCCTGTGGGGCAGCAGCGACACCCGGCTCGGGAACAGGTACTCGGTGACATGACTGATTTCGATACGCCGCATGGGAGATTACCGATCGGTTGAATCCGCCGTCTCCTCGGATCGAAGGGAGCAGAGCAGAGCAGCCGCTCATACTACGCTCATGCGCATATCCATCAAATCCTCACGAGCGGCATCGGCCATGGCAATCGCCTGGCCGTCCGGAGCAAGGCGCCGCTGTCCCCGAAGAACGCCAAAGTCGGGATCGATGCATGATCCTAGCCCGAATATTTCATAAAAAAGGGCGACTCTCGTTCAACCCATTGATAAAATGGCTGTTCCGCCAAGAACGCTTCGGAAGAAGCTAAACGAGGTCGCCCATGCCCGAGTCTACCCCGGAACAGCTGCGTTTTCCCCCGGTCGCCGGTTTCACGGTCCGCGGCGACTTCGACGGCGGCGCCATGTCGTCTGACTTTGGCCCCATGATTCTGCGCGGGGTTGATCGGCAGATCGGCCTGACCGAGCGGTTGAGCGCAGCGATCGATGATTGGCGCCATCCGTCCTACACCACCCATCCGATGCGTGAGCTGATCGCGCAACGGGTCTACCAGATCGCCTGTGCTTACGAAGACGGCAACGACGCCAATGCGCTGCGCCGTGATGCGCTGTTCAAGCTGGGGCTGGAGCGCAAGCCGCTGGATGCGACGACGGACCTGGCCAGCGGGCCGACCTTCTCGCGTTTGGAGAATGGGGTCGGCGCGCGCGACCTCTACCGCATGGCGCAGGCCTTCGTCGAGGCCTTCATCGCCAGCTACCCGAAGGCGCCGCAGGTGATCGTGCTCGATATGGACCACTCCGAAGACGCCACCCATGGCCAGCAGGAGTTCGCGTTCTACAATCATCACTACGGCAACCATTGCTACTTGCCGCTGTTTCTCTTCGAGGGCCTCTCGGGGAAGTTCATCACCGCGGTGCTGCGTCCCGGCAAGCGCCCCACCGGCGCCGAGAACGCGATGATCCTCAAGCGCGTGCTCAAGCGGCTGCGGGCCGCGTGGCCACGCACACGCATCATCCTGCGCGGCGACGGACACTTCTCCAACCCCGAGTTGATGGCCTTGGCGATGGCCGATCCGTTGACGGATTTCATCTTCGGCCTGGCGGGTAACCGGGCTCTCACGCCACGGGCCGAGCCGTTCTTGGCCGACGCCCGCAAGCTCCATGCGCTGCGCATCGAGAACGCCCGGCGCGCCGACGCCGACGTACCCGAGCGGACCCGCACCTACCACGAGGTTGACTACCGTGCCGGTTCCTGGCCCGGCGCGTGTCGGACCATCCTCAAAGCCGAGGTGACGGCGCGCGGCGACAACCTCCGCTTCGTCGTCACCTCCTTGGACTTGCCCAGTCCCGAGTGCGTCTACCGCGATCTGTACTGCGCGCGCGGCCAGGACGAGAACTTCATCAAAATGATCAAGAACGATCTGGCCAGCGATCGCACTTCCGACAGCACCTTCTTGGCCAATCAGATGCGCTTGTTCTTCTCCTGCGCCGCTTACGTCTTGCACCAAACGCTGCGCACCGAGGTCCTCGTCGGCACGGAACTGGCCAACGCCCAGCCTGCCACCGTGATCATCAAACTGTTCAAGCTCGCCGTGCGCGTGGTGCAGTACAAAGACCGCGTGCGCCTGCACCTGCCCTCGAGCTGTCCGGTCAAGACGCTGTTGCAGCAGGTCACCGAGAGGCTCTTCAACGCGCAGCCCCGGCGGCGCCCGCCTAGACGCACATACATCCCCGCACGGGGATTTCAGCACGCGCACGACGACTATGCCCACCTCGGGCAGGGCATCGTACGCCTGCGCGGCGACAAAACTACTCGTGCCCCGTTGATCAAGCCCGTTGCCGCTCGGTATTTCCACCATTCAACCCCCGCGGCGTCCCGGTCATCGCCCTCGGTGACGCCCAGCGCCGCGCAAATCCGCGAGGCCAGTGTCGGCTGTGTCGGTTTATGAAACATCCGGGCTAGATCCGGCAGTTGACCGCTTCATGCTTCATGCAAGGTCTTGACGGCCTTGACAATCGCATGCGTCTGACGGCTCACCGGCTGGGTGAAGGCCGCTACGACCCCTGGAGCACGCCCCGCGCGGCGCCCGACTGTGTTGCAACGCGTTGTCGTAGAACCACTACGACGCCTCGTTGCGCCTTGTCGGACACCGCGCGGGACGCACTCCAGGGGCCGTTCAACTGCCGGATCTAGGATGATCAATTTCGCCCCTCCCCCAGTGTTGCGCGCAAAGAAGCATCGCCGGAGTGTCCGCGGAATTGTGCCGCCCGTTCACGTATCATCCTATGTCCCGGAGGCTGGTGGCCGCGTGCTGCGGACGCCCGCTGATGAAGTGGGTGCGCGGGAGGATGATCGCCATCCCGGCTGCCTCGTCCAGTGGCGACCGAACCCAAGGGTAGAGACAAGATGGACAAGGGCGAGGGCTTCAACAGCATTTCCCATCTGGTCGGCGCCGTGCTGGCGCTGAGCGGGACCGCTGTGCTGGTGTCACTTGCCGGCGTTCACGGCGGGGCGATGCGAATCGTGAGCTTCAGTGTCTACGGGCTCACCTTGATCCTGCTGTATCTCTTCTCGACGCTCTACCATAGCCTGCGCGGGCGGACGAAACGGGTGTTTCAGGTGTTGGATCACCACGCGATCTACCTTTTGATCGCAGGCACCTATACGCCATTCTGCCTGGTGGTCCTCGGCGGCGCGATCGGCTGGTGGCTGTTTGGCGCGATCTGGGGGCTGGCCCTGCTGGGTATCGTCATCGATACGCTGCGCGGCAAGGGCGGGGGCATCCTGTCGGTGGTCGTCTATTTGATCATGGGCTGGCTGATCGTGCTTGCCCTCGATCCCATCGTTGCTGCCTTGCCTCCGGCCGGCTTCCGACTGCTGGTGACGGGTGGCCTCTTCTACACCGTCGGCGTCATCTTCTACCCGCTGGGTCGCTTCTGGCCCTGGTGCCATGGCATCTGGCATCTGTTCGTCCTGGCCGGAAGCGTCAGCCACTATTTCGCGATTCTGCTCTATATGTAACCCAAGGTTAGCGTGAGCCACTGCAACCTTTCGAAGTTCACCCGTCGCTCACCTCGTCGGTCCACACCTTGAAGCCCTTTAGGGTGTTGGGCCCGAAGGTATTGCTGATGGCGACGTCGGCCGCGTCGCGACCCCGGGCGATCAACACGCGTCCAATGCGCGGGGTATTGTTGCGGGCGTCGAAGGTGTACCAATGGCCGTCAAGATAGGCCTCGAACCAACCGGCGAAATCCATCGGGGCATAGGGTGGGGGCATGCCGATCTCGCCGAGGTAACCGGTACAGTAGCGCGCGGGGATATTCATGCAGCGACAGAACGCGATGGCGAGGTGCGCATAGTCGCGGCAAACGCCGGTGCGCTCGTGGAAAGCCTCGTAGGCGGTCTTGGTGGAACGTGCGTGCTCATAGCCGAAGACAATATGCTGGTGGACATAGTCGCAGATCGTCTGAACGCGCGCCCATCCCGTCGGTGAATTGCCGAACAGGTGCCAGGCGGTTTCGGACAGGCGATCCGTCTCGCAGTATCGGCTTCCCAGCAGGAACAGCAAGGTCTCGTCCGGGAGCGCTTCCACCGGTGTCTGACTCGCGTGCGGAACCACCGGGTCGGGTACGCCCGTATCCCGCACGAGCGCATCGGTTGACAGCCGAACCTGTCCTCGGGGGGCGACGATACGACTGCACCAGTTGCCGAAACTGTCGCGATAGGCGGTGAGCGGAACCGGCGGGTCGGCGATCAGGTGGTCCGGAACGATGATGTCGGAGACGCGCGAGTAGTGCACGCTCAAGGTCAGGATCATTGGGGTCGGCTGCGGGCAATCGTAGATCAACTCGTAGCCGATACGGATCTTCATGAACTCACTCCTGTGCCGCCCGCGCTACCGGGGGCAGGCGCGGCAGTTTGGGTCGTTGGCCTCGGGTCGGCTAGGTGGAATCCCCCGCAGCGCGGCTCGCACACGCCCCGCACGGCAGGTCAACGGTCACCTTGCGCAGCGTCCGAGGTCTGCTGCGCGTGCATTCACCGCCGCGGTCCCAGCGGCGGCCTCAGTGGCCTGACCAGTCAAGCTTGGGCAGACTGCTGAACACCTGCCGCGTGCCTTCCGTCCATTGCTTGCCGAGCGCGCTGAAGTATTCATCCCCCTCATCGAAGCGGCGGCGCATCCGCACTTCAAGGCTGTCACGCTCATAGCAGATCAGATCGATCGGCATGCCGACGGACAAATTGCTGCGCATCGTCGAGTCGAACGAGACGAGGGCACATTGGGCCGCATCGTTGAGCGAGGTCGAGCGGGTAATGACCCGATCGATGATCGGCTTCCCGTATTTGGTTTCCCCGGTCTGGAGATAGGGCGTCTCCAAGCTGGCCTCGATGAAGTTGCCCTCCGCATAGATCCGGAAAAGGCGTGGCGGCTCGCCCGCGATCTGCCCTCCCAGGATGAATGAGGCATTGAAGCCGCCACCACTCCCTGCCAGGTGTTTTCCGTCGCGCCGATCGACGTCCCGCATGGCATCCGACACCAGCATCGCGGAATCGAACATGGACTCCGCGCCCCAGAGATTGGGCACCCCTTCCTTGGCGTTGCGCTGCTTCAGCAAGCCGATGACCGCCTGGGTTCCGGCCAGGTTGCCCGAGCTCAGCAGGATGATGACCCGGTCGCCGGCGCGTTCAAACACGGTCATCTTGCAGAAGCTCGCAAAGTTATCGACCCCGGCATGGGTACGCGAGTCCGACGACAGGACCAATCCGGCGTCGAGCATGATACCGACACAATACGTCATGGCTGAACCTCTCTGTTCGTCGTTTTCAAGACAGCGATCCTGACGCCCAGGGGCACCGGAAATCGCGGGTCGCGACCAAGGATGCGTCGTGACGAAGATAGCCGGGACCGATCATCCCCGCCGCCCACCGCTCAATCTCACCTCGACCGCGTGTTGCCGGCCGTCGTCGATCAAGGGGATCGCCAAGCCGGCTTGCTCGATGCCATCCACCGTCAGCCGTGGTCCGCCCTCCCCTTCGGACCCTTGCGTCACGCCGATCCGGTAGCGCGTCTCGCGATAGCGGTAGCTCAGCTTGAACCCGTCCCAGTCCACGGGCAGACAGGGCTCGATGCGCAAGGTCTCTCCTTCCAGCCGCAGCCCCAGCAGGGATTCGACGATCAGTCGGTACATCCAGCCCGCCGAGCCGGTGTACCAGGTCCAGCCGCCGCGCCCTACGTGCGGCGAGACGGCATAGACGTCGGCCGCGATCACGTAGGGCTCGACCTTGTAGGTCGCGAGGTCCGTGGGCGAGCGGGCGTGATTGATCGGGTTGATGATGTCGAACAGCTCCCAGGCACGCGTCCGGTCGCCCAATTGCGCGAAGGCCATCGCCGCCCAGATGGCGGCGTGGGTGTACTGGCCGCCATTCTCGCGCACGCCGGGGACGTAACCCTTGATGTAGCCGGGGTCGAGGGTGGACTGGTCGAAGGGCGGGTCCAGGAGTTGGATCAGGCCGGCGTCCCGGCGCACCAGACGCGCATCCAGCGAATTCATGGCCTGGTGCGTGCGTGCAGGCGTGCCGGCGCCGGAGAGCACCGACCAGCTTTGGGCGATGGAGTCGATCTGGCATTCGGCCAAACCCGCCGAGCCGAGCGGTGTCCCATCGTCGAAGTAGGCGCGCCGATACCAGTCGCCATCCCAGCCATGCTGTTCGAGGCTCTGGCGCAACCGCTCCGCCTCACGCTGGCAGCGCTCGACGAATGGCTCATCGCCGCGCAGGCCCGCCACCTCGGCGAAGCGCATCAGTACATCGTAGAGGAAGAAGCCGAGCCAGATGCTCTCACCCCGGCCCTTGAACCCAACCCGGTCCATGCCGTCGTTCCAGTCGCCGGAGCCCATCAGCGGCAGACCGTGCTCGCCGAACCGCAAGCCGTGCACGATGGCGCGCACGCAATGGTCGTAGAGGCTCGCCGTCTCGTCGGACTGGCCGGGCAGATCGTAATAGGAGTCGTCTTCGCCACTGAGCAGACGGCCATCCAGGAAGTGGGCCGTTTCGTTCAGCACCCCGGTGTCGCCGGTGGCGAGGACGTAACGGCCGGTCGCCAGCGGCAGCCAGAGATAATCGTCCGAGCAGCGGGTTCGGACCCCGCGACCGGAC
This region includes:
- a CDS encoding Thivi_2564 family membrane protein, with amino-acid sequence MPLITLVITLVVVGLILWLINRYIPMDGTIKKILNVVVVIVVILWLLSVFGLMPPLSQIRIG
- a CDS encoding Crp/Fnr family transcriptional regulator yields the protein MQLDSAKTPDRFDNRLLAALPERDRRQILSSCEAVELRRGEVISEPGDRIRDVYFPTDSFVSLVTPPADYAGLEVRLVGNEGMIGTPLVLGVEVTQIRTFVQGAGPAWRLSSEEFGEALRRSDALRARLHRYLDVLMNQSTQLLACTRFHMVEARLARWLLMTQDRAHSDHFHVTHELLALLLGVRRVGVTKAASALQARELIHYRRGDITVLDRAGLQGAACGCYGAAEAMYEQRMG
- a CDS encoding transglutaminase family protein, whose amino-acid sequence is MRRIEISHVTEYLFPSRVSLLPHRLLLRPRENHNVRIESSVLEISPAHTLQWKCDVLDNSVALVGFHGPSDRLRVSSRVVIQHYEENPFDFLVDDYAVIHPFEYAEEDRAELAPLRQSVYPSDRDAVQGWLDGLGLQQPMETFALLARMNREIAGRFLYQMREEPGVQPPALTLASKSGSCRDFAALFMEACRFLGLASRFVSGYLFAPATAAGNASTHAWAEAYLPGAGWIGFDPTSGEVTGNRHIAVAVARHPEAVPPVAGSYLGSPDQRPVMTVAVRVSALAAL
- the trhA gene encoding PAQR family membrane homeostasis protein TrhA, encoding MDKGEGFNSISHLVGAVLALSGTAVLVSLAGVHGGAMRIVSFSVYGLTLILLYLFSTLYHSLRGRTKRVFQVLDHHAIYLLIAGTYTPFCLVVLGGAIGWWLFGAIWGLALLGIVIDTLRGKGGGILSVVVYLIMGWLIVLALDPIVAALPPAGFRLLVTGGLFYTVGVIFYPLGRFWPWCHGIWHLFVLAGSVSHYFAILLYM
- a CDS encoding transglutaminase-like domain-containing protein; this encodes MKIRIGYELIYDCPQPTPMILTLSVHYSRVSDIIVPDHLIADPPVPLTAYRDSFGNWCSRIVAPRGQVRLSTDALVRDTGVPDPVVPHASQTPVEALPDETLLFLLGSRYCETDRLSETAWHLFGNSPTGWARVQTICDYVHQHIVFGYEHARSTKTAYEAFHERTGVCRDYAHLAIAFCRCMNIPARYCTGYLGEIGMPPPYAPMDFAGWFEAYLDGHWYTFDARNNTPRIGRVLIARGRDAADVAISNTFGPNTLKGFKVWTDEVSDG
- a CDS encoding peptidase, whose protein sequence is MTYCVGIMLDAGLVLSSDSRTHAGVDNFASFCKMTVFERAGDRVIILLSSGNLAGTQAVIGLLKQRNAKEGVPNLWGAESMFDSAMLVSDAMRDVDRRDGKHLAGSGGGFNASFILGGQIAGEPPRLFRIYAEGNFIEASLETPYLQTGETKYGKPIIDRVITRSTSLNDAAQCALVSFDSTMRSNLSVGMPIDLICYERDSLEVRMRRRFDEGDEYFSALGKQWTEGTRQVFSSLPKLDWSGH